A segment of the Salvelinus namaycush isolate Seneca chromosome 3, SaNama_1.0, whole genome shotgun sequence genome:
GTTTATGTGGAATATATTCACAGGCGTGCTGCACACACAGCCTAGTTTATGTGGAATATATTCACAGGCGTGCTGCACACACAGCCTAGTTTATGTGGAATATATTCACAGGCGTGCTGCACACACAGCCTAGTTTATGTGGAATATATTCACAGGCGTGCTGCACACACAGCCTAGTTTATGTGGAATATAATTTGCAGGCAGCAAGAGCGTGCATctctcaactggttttggcatggagcagctcacagaagaatgacatcggtAGCTGGTAGGGTAGGACAGACGTTTCAACATATGATATCTACCAGTATATgctaactaaggcaacaatgggtatgcaaaccaggtattgaaaaaTGTTTGGTTGGCAGGCTATTTGTGATGCACAATTTTCATCATGTGCTGTTTGCATCAGGGGCGTAGACATGGACCGGCCTGGGTGGACAGAGGCCCACCCGCTAGGgagccaggccctgacaggcccacccaatcagattgatgGAGTTTAAACATTGTTGTGTATTTAGACCATcacattttttttcatttttctgttaaaaaaagtgtgattttgagagtgaCAATTTGAAAAATCTTCAGGAAAACtcattaaatgtaaaaaaataggAAAACATAGGATTTTTaggaccactgcatagggccgatggaaagacagcagtcatacacagcatgatgttaaatgaccacttcaccactgcatagggccgatggaaagacagcagtcacacacaacaTGATGTTAAATGACCCcttcaccactgcatagggccgatggaaagacagcagtcatacacagcatgatgttaaatgaccacttcaccactgcatagggccgatggaaagacagcagtcacacacaacatgatgttaaatgaccacttcaccactgcatagggccgatggaaagacagcagtcacacacaacatgatgttaaatgaccacttcaccactgcatagggccgatggaaagacagcagtcatacacagcatgatgttaaatgaccacttcaccactgcatagggccgatagaaagacagcagtcatacacagcatgatgttaaatgaccacttcaccactgcatagggccgatggaaagacagcagtcatacacagcatgatgttaaatgaccacttcaccactgcatagggccgatggaaagacagcagtcacacacagcatgatgttaaatgaccacttcaccactgcatagggctgatggaaagacagcagtcatacacaacatgatgttaaatgaccacttcaccactgcatagggccgatggaaagacagcagtcatacacagcatgatgttaaatgaccacttcaccactgcatagggccgatggaaagacagcagtcacacacaacaTGATGTTAAATGACCCcttcaccactgcatagggccgatggaaagacagcagtcatacacagcatgatgttaaatgaccacttcaccactgcatagggccgatggaaagacagcagtcacacacaacatgatgttaaatgaccacttcaccactgcatagggccgatggaaagacagcagtcacacacaacatgatgttaaatgaccacttcaccactgcatagggccgatggaaagacagcagtcatacacagcatgatgttaaatgaccacttcaccactgcatagggccgatagaaagacagcagtcatacacagcatgatgttaaatgaccacttcaccactgcatagggccgatggaaagacagcagtcatacacagcatgatgttaaatgaccacttcaccactgcatagggccgatggaaagacagcagtcacacacaacatgatgttaaatgaccacttcaccactgcatagggccgatggaaagacagcagtcatacacagcatgatgttaaatgaccacttcaccactgcatagggccgatggaaagacagcagtcatacacagcatgatgttaaatgaccacttcaccactgcatagggccgatggaaagacagcagtcatacacagcatgatgttaaatgaccacttcaccactgcatagggccgatggaaagacagcagtcacacacaacatgatgttaaatgaccacttcaccactgcatagggccgatggaaagacagcagtcacacacagcatgatgttaaatgaccacttcaccactgcatagggccgatggaaagacagcagtcatacacagcatgatgttaaatgaccacttcaccactgcatagggccgatggaaagacagcagtcatacacagcatgatgttaaatgaccacttcaccactgcatagggccgatggaaagacagcagtcatacacagcatgatgttaaatgaccacttcaccactgcatagggccgatggaaagacagcagtcacacacaacatgatgttaaatgaccacttcaccactgcatagggccgatggaaagacagcagtcacacacagcatgatgttaaatgaccacttcaccactgcatagggctgatggaaagacagcagtcatacacagcatgatgttaaatgaccacttcaccactgcatagggctgatggaaagacagcagtcacacacaacaTGATGTTAAATGACCACTTCACCattgcatagggccgatggaaagacagcagtcacacacaacatgatgttaaatgaccacttcaccactgcatagggccgatggaaagacagcagtcatacacaacatgatgttaaatgaccacttcaccactgcatagggctgatgaaaagacagcagtcacacacaacatgatgttaaatcaccactacaccactgcatagggctgatgaaaagacagcagtcacacacaacaTGATGTTAAATGACCACTTCACCattgcatagggccgatggaaagacagcagtcacacacaacaTGATGTTAAATGACCCcttcaccactgcatagggccgatggaaagacagcagtcacacacagcatgatgttaaatgaccacttcaccactgcatagggctgatggaaagacagcagtcacacacaacatgatgttaaatcaccactacaccactgcatagggctgatGAAAAGACAGCAGTcatacacagcatgatgttaaatcaccactacaccactgcatagggccgatggaaagacagctgtcatacacagcatgatgttaaatcaccactacaccactgcatagggccgatggaaagacagcagtcacacacaacatgatgttaaatgaccactacaccactgcatagggctgatggaaagacagcagtcacacacagcatgatgttaaaggataagcagtccataaacgaggacataataagccagtaggtcccaatcataacaatacaaaaacacaaccattaacAATTTCCCAATCGAAATGTACAACTTTTAATTCCCATTCAAAAAACACTTCACGtttagcacacaaagtaaccAGTGACCTAAAGTTTAACGTGGAACTGGCAACGTTTAACAACtctgcagatatgaaacaaacagacaatcataatatcagtcaaaaatatacAATTCCTGGTTTATGCTGCAAAACCAACTTTAGAAGacgttttaaaaataggttctatttgactcaacgttccatgacgtacactaaggcattgttggcagaatagatggatgcagttcagtATATGaataatataattcaccaatacatttcttggtagtccaaaaaagtattgctatcaggttgtaaatcacagctggcctggtacattgtttgctgcctccacaTGCACTGTTTccgtttcaatgactcaatattctggacaaaaacGGACGAATGTAattaaggctgggaatgtcaatacaatcaaactagctaagGCAATGATCCCAattcagtcataacgtggctaatggGCTAGCTTATatatttatgtagcaagctaaaaacacagagcctaatgttagctagataactagctagctagctagctgctaggtgGATGTCATTTCATGCCATTGGAAGAGTGGGTgtgactgactttttcccctcataattttgttttttggtGGCTATACACAGTTAGAGATGCAGGTTTCATTTGGTTATCTAGCAagaacttgaacgactgttatacagttagcaTATCTTTTGTGTCGCAAATTCACGCTACCTATAttctccgatttcagagcacttaCGTCCGAGTGCAAAACAACTAATGAATTTGAAAAATCCgaaacacctgctgaatatgACCAGTGTCAGTAAATATAGGGGAAAAAAGTCATAGTTATTCAAGAACTAGACTACATAAcactctagataacatgtaaacagcctaaccagctctgctacagcgagaaaaatggtcagagtgaggtgttctctcatttgtgtctcgGAGGAGCTAGCTCGCAAGCTAGCCaattttagccagttagcttgagtgcttggttgggacaagcatgcattggcaggcaatcTGCAGAAGTACTAGGAGGCTACAACTCCCCATCATTTATCAGTGCTgacggccaactagctgaaaaagtttgaaagggtttatctaatgttccttcgttATAATACTAATTTTGAACTCTTATTATGGTGATGATTTGTCAAAATTACAACATAGTCTTGAATTGGACATTTTTCTGTTCTCGGTCTTGACTCGTCGCGGAACCCTTGTCCCCCTCCAGATCtcagtcttgactcggtctcgccctCCTCCGTTCTTTGGTCTTGACTCAGATTCGATTTGCTCCGATCTTGGTCTTGAATCAGTCTCGCTTTAAgtggtctcgaacacaacactTGTTAGGGTTATGTAAAGGGTTGTTATTTGGTCCTCTTTATGCCAATAAATGGAAGACAAATTAAACTTTgtgtagacgtgtgtgtgtgtgtgtgtgtgtgtgtgtgtgtgtgtgtgtgtgtgtgtgtgtgtgtgtgtgtgtgtgtgtgtgtgtgtgtgtgtgtgtgtgtgtgtgtgtgtgtgtgtgtgtgtgtgtgtgtgtgtgtgtgtgtgtgtgtgtgtgtgtgtgtgcatgtacatgtACATGTGTGGGAGTGCTCTATATAGGTAGAGTGTGTGCTGTTTCTGATTGGCTGAATGAGTGTTGTTCCTTGTCAATGACCTCCCCAGTAAAActaactctcttcctctctttcattTTCCTCTGGCATAACCCGTTTTCATTCCACTTTCAATTTCAACCTCTCATCATCATTTTTTCTTCACTTCCATGCTTTTACTCTCATGTAATTTCCCCATCACTTTCCTCTcctttctatctctgtctccatTCATCTCCCCATATATCTGACCCTTGGCTCATACTCTCCCCCCTCACATCCGTTCCTTTCTTTCGTTGCAACAACTTGTTTCCACTCTgctttctatctctccctctcgtcTTCCTTTCTCAACTCTCACCTATTCAATTTCTCggccactctcctcctctcctcttctctcctttcattCCCTCCATAAACCACCCATCTGTGCCTCCCCATCCTATCCCTTCCCCCCCTTCATCTCCCAAACCTATTCCCTTGTGTCACCCTCATaaccttccccctccccctcatcCAGCCAACATACTCACTGTCATCATCCTCTCCCAGCTGGTGTTACGGCGTCAGAAGTCCTCCTATAACTACCTTCTGGCGCTCGCCGCCGCTGACATCCTGGTCCTCCTACTCATCGTCTTCGTCGACTTCATATTGGAGGACTTCATTTTGGGCGCgccccttcccccctccctcaACAAGGCAGTCCAGGTCCTGGAGTTCTCCTCCATCCACACCTCCATCTGGATCACGGTCCCCTTGACCGTTGACCGTTATATTGCAGTCTGTCACCCGTTGAAGTATCATAGCGTTTCCTACCCGGCCCGCACACGGCGGGTCATCATGGGCGTCTATATGGGGTGTTTGGTGTCTGCGGCGCCTTACTACTGGTGGCCTGAGCTGTGGCATGGTTTACCTGGAGGTGGTACAGGAAGTGGAGGAAGGGGGAGTAGTAGTAGTGCTGCGCAGCATGTGCTAGTCTGGGTGCACTGCGCGACTGTCTATCTCCTCCCCTGCTCCGTCTTCTTCTCCCTCAATGCAATGATCGTCAGGAAGCTCCAGCGCCGTCGCAGCTGCTTCCGCCTGCGCGGCTACTCCACGGGCAAGACCACCGCCATCCTGCTCGCCATCACTTCCGTGTTTGCCGTCCTCTGGGCACCACGCACCGTCGTGATCCTTTACCACCTGTACACGGCGCCGCCGGCTTCCCCGGGTCCCGCCCGCCTTCTGCACCTCCTAACCGATGTGGCGAACATGCTGGCTCTCCTCAACACCGGGGTCAACTTCTTTCTCTACTGTTTCATCAGCAAGCGTTTCCGGACCATGGCGGCCACGGTTCTCCGGACGTTGTTCCGATGCCGTAAGCAGCCGCCGCCGTTCTACGCTGGACACAACTTCTCTATCACCAGTAGCCCCTGGATCTCCCCTGCCAACTCCCACTGCATCAAGATGCTGGTATACCAGTACGATAAGAATGGCAAGCCCATCTGCATCTCCTCGTGAGGGGGGAAGTGTGGAGGGTTTCCCTGACGACCGACCTTGATGATGACCCGATTCTGGGACTCTTTGAGCTTTTCATGTCAACAGACATCTAGAGTGGAGGGCTGgaaaggtggaggagaggagagttagaggagaggtgatgagaggtggaggagagatggaggagaggtggtggagaggagaggtggaggagagaagagttAGAGGAGCGTCTGAGAAGAGGAGACAGAAAGGTATGTGGTTGGTGTATGGATACGCAACAATCTATCTATCTGAAGTGAGAGAAAGAATGTttgagaacaagaagaagaaaagtTGAGAAATCAAGTAGGAATGTTGCTGAGCACAAACAGCAGAACAGAACTCATAACCCAGCAACAGAGTGTTGAGAACCATCTCTCCACTCGTTCATGCGGAAAAGCAATCTAACAGACTGATCATTCAGCCTGGATAACTGCCTGTCTTTTTGGCTGTATTACTGCTCCGACAGTGTCTGACGATGAGCTTTGCCTGTGATCAGGGACTGATAAACGAGCATCATGGCGGCTGCTTATTACTGGGTTTAATAGCCAGCCATTTGTAAATGGGAATGGAGAGTGACAACTGAGGAATTCCTCTGTGACATATCAACCTCGCTTTGACATTGGGACGTTTTTGGTACTGTCTCTGTTATACTGCTGTCGACGGATGGGGAGGAGGTGGTGATGGGGGAGGGACGGTGGGAGGATGAGGGGATGAGGGAGGCTCTGAATCTGAACAGATGGCCATCATCCAAGGGGAGCCCTCTCTAGTCAGCGAGAGAAACCACTCACCTTTGAAGAGGTATCCGTGGCATTGATGCTCAAGTCTTAGACGTCCTTGTCCTTAGTGGTGGCCTTAGATGATGTGATTCTCAGTCACTACCATGTCCCCTGACGTGTTTTGAAACCCTGCTGACATTTCCTGTTAATATATAGTGGGTCTCAGAGGTGCATTAGACATTACAAGAGACTTTTTATTAAAAAACGGATCTGTGGATGTTAAGATGTTCTCAGTGAGTGAATTCATCAAAGATGGAAGGGATCGGGAAAGATAACCATCCAATCAGGAGCAGTCTCACAGGTGTTAAGGATAAGTAGGAGCTGCCTGTTGTTGTCATGGTGAAGGATTATGGTAGACTTGACTGTTAGATCAGTGTTCTTTAATACCGATCTTGAAGACACACACGTGCAGGTTTTTGTTCTAGCCCAGTACTAACACACTTGATTCAGCGAATCAACTGATCATCAAGCAATTTGAGAGGTTGAACCAAGATGTGCTAGGTGTGTTAATGCTGGGTTAACACAAAAACCTGCACACTTTGTGTGTCTTCAGGACCAGGATTGAAAGAGATTGTTGTAGATgcacaaaaataaagcaaaaaaATGACAATACTTTGTTGTAGAGGTTCCATAGGATCAGTAATCTTGTCACCATGGATTCCACCATTTTAAAAGGAGGACATTTCTACCATTTAAAGAGTCTTCAAATAAGTATTGGTTGTCTTTGATGATTGTCTTAGTCACATTAGAATGAATGTATTTGTGCAGCTCCTCAGACCCTTAACTTTATATCACTGactagatagtgtgtgtgtgtgtgtgtgtgtgtgtgtgtgtgtgtgtgtgtgtgtgtgtgtgtgtgtgtgtgtctgtctgtctgtctgtctgtctgtctgtctgtctgtctgtctgtctgtctgtctgtctgtctgtctgtctgtctgtctgtctgtctgtctgtctgtctgtctgtctgtctgtctgtctgtctgtctgtctgtctgtctgtatgtgagagagcaagagagggagagagagacaggcagagagaaagagagagatagagagagtaaaCAAGAGTTAATGAATCAATAACgccagaggaggtgtggtatatggacaatatTGGGTTGTTCTTATGCACGAGGCAgaacggagtgcctggacacagcccatagccccttagccatggtatattggccatataccacatacccctgaggtgccttattggtaTTATAACcaggttaacctctaattcctcccaaacctggatccgggagcacccccatcagtaaaaaagctgactagcatagcctagcatagcgtcacaagtaaatactagcatctaaatatcattaaatcacaagtccaagacaccagatgaaagatacacatcttgtgaatccagccatcatttctgatttttaaaatgttttacagggaggacacaatatgtaaatctattagctaaccacgttagcaaaagacaccactttttttactccaccagttttttactccatcagtagctatcacaaattcgaccaaataaagatatgaatagccactaaccaagaaacaacttcatcagatgacagtctgataacatatttattgtatagcatatgttttgttagaaaaatgtgcatatttcaggtataaatcatagtttaccattgcagccaccatcacaactctcaccaaagcgactagaataactacagagagcaacgtgtattacctaattactcatcataaaacatttcttaaaaatacacagcgtacagcaaatgaaagacacagatcttgtgaatccagacaatatttcagattttctaagtgttttacagcgaaaacacaatatagcgttatattagcttaccacaatagcaaacatcacaacagcattgattcaagctaaaaatagcgataacgtataaaccaccaaaatatattaattttttcactaacctcagaattcttcagatgacagtcctataacatcatattacacaatgcatatagagtttgttcgaaaatgtgcatatttagcggcacaaatcgtggttatacaatgtgattagtggccaaaacttcaagcaatctgtccggcgccatcttggagaggcacctaatctaatcgaaaactattcataaacttgactaaaaaatacagattggacagcaaatgaaagataaattagttcttaatgcaatcgctgtgttagatttttaaaattaacgttactgcgcaatacagcgtgcgctaaagcaagaccgcaccataattcatggcggaattattatttgacatttgtcaacataagtacgaattaacagcataaagactgcttactattagctgagcttccatcagaatcttgggcaaggtgtcctttctccagaacaatcgtcttttggttgaaagatgtcctcttgtcctgtcgaaatagccgctaacgttagccacccactggagaggtgtccaactcgtgaaagcgcatcacaaagaaatccaggaaaatcgcaataaactgatataaactgctataaatcggtttaaattaactaccttatgatgtctttaacacctataacgaataaaaacatgaccggagatatagaactgctaaaacgaaagcgtttgcaggacgccattgtgatgtcctctTGCGCCAGATGTCCCGTTGAAAAGaatggtacttccgttccatgatcatttatagtggcccagattgcgcaatccactccattcaaattctccccgcttactgacatctagaggaagacgtatgcagtgcatgtagcccgatggcttacatggggacttataaactgacctcagaacagggacctcaatttctgaaatctcactccctgacaggaaatgtgctgcagaatgagttctgtttcactcagagaaataattcaaacggttttagaaactagagagtgttttctatccaatagtaataataatatgcatattgtacgagcaagaattgagtacgaggcagtttaatttgggaacgaatttattacaaagtgcaaatagcaccccctattgccaagaggctAACCTGTTAACCTGTCAACATCACTCTTATCACAGGCTTTAGCAATTATCTTtccaattacacacacacacactcattcgtTAAAAATAACTACTTCCCAGTAAGGAACCTTCGGAGCATGGAAGGGAGGTATGTTAGAGCTATATAATGAAGATAGTATACCTCAGCTGAGACACTGTCAACAGTCATTAATGACCCAGCATGTTCTCTGCCTTGACTTGAACCCTGTCCAATCAATGTTTATTGGTCAGATGAATGTTGTTTTTTGGTGGTTTCCATTGGTCATGTTAatgcaattttttgttgttgtccatTGGTCATGATTAGCAATATGCATCAATACCACAACAGACACTTCAGTACCACTTTATTGACCAGTTGCAGTGTCATAACATCGTCATATTGTCATAAACATGACATAACAAATTATATAAGATATCCTGACAGTTTATGTCACTGAATGTCGAGTGACAATCAGCAATAAAATGTCAAACAGGACTTCATAACTATCCCAGAAGATGCAATGGGATTGTATCTAAGCAATTATGGATTTTCTTTATTGAAAGCATCCCAACATTGCTAGTGTGACATTAATTTATAACCCTCGTCAAAGGTTCCCACCAACATTAATTAGACTGATTACAGTCATTTCATTTGTGAAATAGTAAACTACTACTGAAAACACCAGGGGGGTGCAGTCCTTGCCTGAGCTGTGGTTGGAAAACAGATtcaatgaatacgacccaggtgTCCTCTCCATTTACCACGTGGGGGACTCTGAAGCAGGTGGGAGGGAGTGGTAGTTGCTATGGTGATGACTAGGGAACACccactgttggtgacatcaatAACTCATAACCGGATAATCATAATAGGAAACTCTTATCTCTGGAGGCTTCACGCTTTTCTCAAACAGATACTGTAAACCTGTATATAAAAAAGGGCAAGAACAAATAGATCATATAAGaatataatattttattttcctccactctttcattttctctctcaGAGTATGtcggtatgtttgtgtgtgtgtgtgtgtgcgtttgtgtgtgtgtgtgtatgtgtgcatgcgtgcataaGTCTTTGTGTGCTTCCACGTGAGCGCGCATCTGTCTGAGTGCAAAAGCTTTCAAAAGTGCGTAAAAtatcaagtcagttaagagaaaAAATGTGTACAGTAAATGAAGCAAAATATCTCTGTACTCTAAATTATTAAACAGCTTATTTATGCTCCTTGGTGTAGATGACCAGTCAATACACAGAACATTATTATTATACATTAGCATATCTGAGATTGTATTTCATTCTGCTTACAGTATGGCAGTCTACTGATAGCTTTTCCATTGTGTGTTTTCTACATGTCAGGCTCTTTTTAAATCATAAAAAGACGTGAATTGATTGAATGTAATGCATTGATTGTTTTGGCTTGCATAATTAAGGTACAATATGcggaaatcgctctgccatttcctggttgcaaaaattctaatagttcgcctaatgtcagtttatgtgacaaaacaagcagtcattgtgtagagaatcattgtaccatctaaactgctgtgaaatatatattCCATAACcacaaaatattgtatttttagttgtttgaagctggtgtccaaaaccgaaagtaaaacaAGCAAAAACGAAAcataagaatgggaagcatagaaatagtgcataTAAAACAGATCTACAGCTTCTCAGACtcgctttcaatgagaatgacagatctataactcagaTTTCTATGTaaatttggtcaggtcacccaaaaagttacatattgcagctttatctaatgaatttaaatgaatataatgtatgtacagtatgtatttgGTTATTCCCTGTGAGAAGGCATGTTGAGAAGGATTATTCCCCTCTGATATTTTATAACTGAGAATAAGATAAAGATACCCTCTAATAATCAAAGATGTCTGCCTGGTCTTGTTTGTCTCTGTCAATTGTTTTTAACACATTCACACATGAAATAACATAACACAGTTGAAGTTGTATTAATATTCCTAATATTTTGTGACACATATGGCATGATTTGACGTGTAAACTAAAATCCTGATCCTTATTCTTTATTTTATAATGTTCCTAATGATGTATAGAATACGTGTACCAAGTTTCATGGTTGTATCAGAAAGTGCACAAATTCAGTATTTTCTTGGCACTTATCTGCGTATTGTGCAAATCAAAAGGTTTTCAAAGTGTTGTAACACCCAATGAATATCATAATATCACAAAGTACATACCAAAATCCTCAAAGAGTTGTCATATCCTAAATGAATCTGACTGTTCATGGTTTGACCATCAAGTGATACTTCAAACAACAAGGAGGTCAAAGACACTCACTGAacgtgtcccaaatgacaccctactctcaatacagtgcactacttctgac
Coding sequences within it:
- the LOC120044184 gene encoding probable G-protein coupled receptor 139 translates to MEHSHIFTLLSPPNSSAWSPGQQPADTPQGCPLGPLPVIYYSALLCLGLPANILTVIILSQLVLRRQKSSYNYLLALAAADILVLLLIVFVDFILEDFILGAPLPPSLNKAVQVLEFSSIHTSIWITVPLTVDRYIAVCHPLKYHSVSYPARTRRVIMGVYMGCLVSAAPYYWWPELWHGLPGGGTGSGGRGSSSSAAQHVLVWVHCATVYLLPCSVFFSLNAMIVRKLQRRRSCFRLRGYSTGKTTAILLAITSVFAVLWAPRTVVILYHLYTAPPASPGPARLLHLLTDVANMLALLNTGVNFFLYCFISKRFRTMAATVLRTLFRCRKQPPPFYAGHNFSITSSPWISPANSHCIKMLVYQYDKNGKPICISS